One Tunturibacter gelidoferens genomic region harbors:
- a CDS encoding cytochrome c3 family protein produces MFLRRLLRALPLFLAAAFSLRGLPQDKAATPVRDADAACSQCHRTIFKTYLKTPMANASGLAGERLTPGSFRHAPSGGIYTVSNQAHHTLDYTLPTSPPIEIKERLHYFLGSGHLGLTYLYSKNGYLLESPNAYYAKLKGYAMKPGFQRSQELPAALTLNPSCLRCHMSSVNKQVEGTDNLYRGLPFEYVGITCESCHGDSREHVASSGRTAVVNPVKLSPVKRDSICSVCHLEGDTSVERRDRSVLDFKPGADLTAFMSYFVYAGENTTQRAVSEIEQFQSSRCRIVSGPGMSCMTCHNPHASPTAEERTNFYRAKCLTCHTQDKYVAEHYVATRDCTSCHMPKTGAQNIPHVAWTDHRIRQHPGQPDLEAVPARTPELIPILASTSKSRDLALAYYNLVVVKGLTTERSRAWQMLIAAEKFDPEDPAVLRALGIIAQLNQDYAHAKTYYQDVLKKEPENLAAATNLGTLLARAGNLQAAANSWQRAFRQNADIPALGQNLAKAQCMLGSKEAAEDTLRTVLVYSPGMGEVRHTLTALEDGSQSCPAPEAKENR; encoded by the coding sequence ATGTTTCTAAGGAGATTGCTGCGGGCGTTACCGCTCTTCTTAGCTGCCGCATTCTCACTGCGCGGGTTACCGCAGGACAAGGCAGCTACACCAGTGCGCGACGCCGACGCCGCCTGTAGCCAATGTCACCGTACGATATTCAAGACTTACCTCAAGACACCTATGGCCAACGCGAGCGGACTAGCCGGCGAACGACTCACCCCAGGATCGTTTCGGCACGCTCCATCCGGCGGCATTTACACAGTAAGCAATCAGGCGCACCATACACTTGACTATACCCTTCCCACGTCGCCTCCTATCGAAATCAAAGAGCGGCTTCATTACTTCCTAGGCTCTGGTCACCTTGGTTTGACCTACCTCTATTCGAAGAACGGATACCTGCTGGAAAGTCCGAATGCCTACTACGCAAAACTCAAAGGCTACGCCATGAAGCCCGGCTTTCAGCGGTCGCAGGAGCTCCCCGCAGCGCTCACGCTTAACCCAAGCTGTCTGCGCTGCCACATGAGCAGCGTGAACAAGCAGGTAGAGGGAACCGACAATCTCTATCGCGGACTGCCCTTCGAGTACGTAGGCATAACCTGCGAGAGCTGCCACGGGGATAGCCGCGAACATGTTGCCTCCAGCGGACGCACCGCTGTCGTCAACCCCGTCAAGCTTTCGCCTGTAAAGAGAGATAGTATCTGCAGTGTCTGTCATCTCGAAGGCGATACAAGTGTCGAACGCCGCGACCGGTCCGTACTCGACTTCAAACCGGGCGCCGATCTCACCGCCTTCATGTCCTACTTCGTCTATGCCGGCGAGAACACGACCCAGCGCGCCGTCAGCGAGATCGAGCAGTTCCAGTCCAGCAGGTGCAGGATCGTGAGCGGGCCCGGCATGTCGTGCATGACCTGTCACAATCCTCACGCTTCGCCAACGGCTGAAGAGCGCACCAACTTCTATCGCGCCAAATGTCTCACTTGTCACACTCAGGACAAATACGTCGCCGAGCACTACGTCGCAACTCGTGACTGCACCAGCTGCCATATGCCTAAAACCGGAGCGCAGAACATCCCCCATGTAGCATGGACCGATCACCGCATCCGACAGCATCCCGGCCAACCCGATCTAGAAGCTGTTCCGGCTCGGACCCCGGAGCTGATTCCAATTCTAGCCAGCACGAGCAAATCGCGCGACCTCGCTCTGGCGTACTACAACCTCGTTGTGGTTAAAGGACTCACTACCGAAAGATCGCGTGCATGGCAGATGCTCATTGCGGCGGAAAAATTTGATCCCGAGGATCCTGCAGTGCTGCGCGCGCTCGGAATCATAGCCCAATTGAATCAGGATTACGCTCACGCCAAGACCTATTACCAGGATGTCTTGAAAAAGGAGCCCGAGAACCTGGCAGCCGCAACGAACCTAGGTACTCTCCTCGCTCGAGCGGGCAACCTCCAGGCAGCTGCAAATTCGTGGCAGCGAGCCTTCCGTCAAAACGCGGACATCCCCGCCCTCGGACAGAATCTCGCCAAGGCGCAGTGCATGCTTGGATCTAAAGAAGCCGCAGAAGACACGCTCAGAACTGTGCTGGTCTACAGCCCTGGAATGGGGGAGGTGCGCCATACCCTCACAGCGTTGGAAGACGGCAGTCAGTCGTGTCCTGCTCCCGAAGCGAAAGAAAACAGGTAG
- a CDS encoding LacI family DNA-binding transcriptional regulator: protein MAVRMKDVAQSLGVSIVTVSKALKNHPDIAKATRERVMAKIKELNYRPNLMARSLVTGRSSLVGLIVPDLIHPFFSEIAKSLSSALRKKDFFLLVASSESDAVLEDAEIEHMLAHRLDALVVATTQSTSEKLRKVSENGPPLILLDRDFQDFRSNFLGSNDYKVGELATEHLIAIGRKKIAHIRGPENRVGKSRFEGYRDTLERHGVAIDPRYVIAPLGSVDVDGRTRGETAMKNLLSLKMRPDAVFCFNDMIASGAIMAALDAGLKIPRDLAVIGCGNYHYDELLRVPLSTIDQRIEPLGLRTAKMIFRLVEAEGPIRPQRVILEPELVVRESSRVVK, encoded by the coding sequence ATGGCTGTCCGAATGAAAGATGTTGCGCAAAGTCTCGGCGTCTCGATCGTGACGGTCTCAAAGGCGCTTAAGAACCATCCCGATATTGCGAAGGCAACACGCGAACGAGTGATGGCGAAGATCAAAGAGCTCAACTACCGGCCGAACCTGATGGCTAGGAGCCTGGTGACCGGGCGCAGTTCTCTCGTTGGTCTCATCGTGCCGGACCTAATTCACCCCTTCTTCTCCGAGATCGCGAAATCGCTCTCAAGTGCGCTGCGCAAGAAGGACTTCTTCCTGCTCGTAGCTTCCTCCGAGAGTGACGCTGTCCTCGAAGATGCCGAGATCGAGCATATGCTCGCTCACCGGCTGGATGCCCTGGTGGTAGCCACAACACAGTCGACCTCGGAGAAGTTGCGCAAGGTCAGCGAGAATGGGCCGCCGCTGATTCTTCTCGACCGCGACTTTCAGGATTTTCGCTCTAACTTCCTCGGATCGAACGACTACAAGGTTGGTGAGTTAGCAACGGAACATCTCATCGCCATCGGTCGCAAGAAGATCGCCCACATCCGAGGTCCGGAGAACAGGGTAGGGAAGAGCCGTTTCGAGGGATATCGAGATACTCTCGAGCGCCATGGGGTTGCCATCGATCCTCGGTATGTGATCGCACCGCTCGGCTCAGTCGATGTAGATGGCCGAACGCGAGGGGAGACGGCGATGAAAAACCTGCTAAGCCTGAAGATGCGTCCGGATGCGGTTTTCTGCTTCAATGACATGATCGCGTCCGGTGCCATAATGGCCGCTTTGGACGCCGGCCTAAAGATACCTCGTGATCTCGCAGTTATCGGTTGCGGAAACTATCACTACGATGAACTGCTTCGCGTCCCGCTTTCAACAATAGACCAGAGGATTGAGCCCCTAGGCCTTCGGACCGCGAAGATGATCTTCCGTCTCGTTGAAGCAGAAGGGCCGATTCGTCCCCAGCGCGTCATACTGGAGCCAGAGCTTGTGGTTAGAGAATCTTCCAGAGTTGTGAAGTAG